The genomic window TGCCGGCATACGCCAGCAACTGGCGCGTCAGTTCCGCCGCGCGCTGCGCCGATTGCTCGATCTCCGCGATGCTCTGCCGCGCTTCGGCGCCAGGCTCGAGATCCAGGAGCGCGAGCGAGGCGTTGCCGAGAATACCGACGAGCAGGTTGTTGAAGTCGTGCGCGATGCCGCCAGCGAGCACGCCGAGCGACTCCAGCTTCTGTGCTTGTTGCAATTGCGACTCCGCGCGGGCCCGTTCTTCGTCGCTGCGCACCTGATCGGTGATGTCCACCTGTGTGCCGACGATCCGCGCCGGTTCGCCGTTCCCGTCGCGCACCAGCATCGCGCTCGAAATCATGTGCCGCTCGGCGCCGTCCGCGCGGAACACGCGTATGCGGATGACGTGCCGCTCGCCGGTGCTGAGCACCTTGGCCCAGGTCTCTTGAACCAGTGCCCGATCGTCGGGATGTACGAAATCGAACCGCGGCCGCGCGTCGATGTGCGCTCGCGCCTCTTCGGTGGGCTCAAAACCCAGCATGCGCAGCAGCTGGTCCGATCGGAACATGCTGTTCCGGCGCAGATCGAAGTCGAAACTCCCGATATTCGCGGCTTCCTGCGCCAGTCGCAGCGTCTCCTCGCTGCGACGCAGATTCTCCAGCGCGTGTCGCTGTTCGGTTACATCCTGCGCGGTGCCGAATAGCTTCACGTCCCCGCTGGCGCCCTTTATGATGCGGGCGAGCACGTGCAGAATGACCGTGCTGCCATCGCGGCGCGTGGCGGTGAAGTCCATCGAAATGTCGTCCCCGATGGGCGTGCGGGCCGACAGCGCGCCCCACCGTTCGGAGTCGGAGGGCGCCAGCATGGCGCGAATCGTCGGGATGTCGATCGTGTCGACGGTCGGGTCGAGCCCGAGCAGGCGATACGCCTGCGCGCTCAACTGGATATGCCCCGGTCGCTCGACGCTGAAACTGCCGATGCCCGCAACCTCCTGAGACCGCGCCAGCGCCGCCTCACTCGCCTGCAGCGAGCGCTCGGCGCGCCGACGCTCCGTGATATCCTCCAGCACGGCGATCACGCCATCGTCGGCGGGGAATGCATAGACCGACTGCCAGCGATCACGCTCGTCGTCGTACCGCTCGAAGCGCGCCGTGACGCCGGTCTTGAGTACGCTTTCGTACGCCTGATGAAAGATCGAGTCCTTGAGCGTGGGATAGCATTCCCACACATTGCGCCCGATCAGCGCGTCGCGCTCGACCTGCCCGTAGGCGACGGCGGCGTTATTGACGAAGCGAATGCGGAATTCTCGATCCAGGACGAGCTTCGGATTCGGACTCCATTCCAGTAAGGCCACCTGCCCCGGGGCAAGCGCGATGAACGGTCGCGTGGCGGGGGCGAGCGAAGATTCGTCAACCGGTTCGTGCATACGGTTCCGTGCAGTGTCCCACGCGAGGGGAAATGATGTCGCGTCAGACGATCATTGATGGCCCGCCGCCAACGTCGGCATGCTTGCTCATGTTTAACTGATAGCGGACAAGGCAAAGCTCCGATAGGCGTCGGCGGAAATGCAGCGAGGTGCAGCCATTGGGCTGCACCTCGACAAATTGCTCGTTCATGTCCGCACTGCGGTCAGAATTCGATCTGCGTACCCAACTCCACGACCCGGTTGGGCGGAATGCAGAAGAACTCCGTTGCCGAGCGCGCGTTTCTCGCCATGATGGCGAAGACGACCTTGCGCCAGCGGGACAGCGTGATGGTATCACCCGGTCTGCCCGGCACCGGGATGAGTCGCTCGCGACCGAGGAAATAGCTCGTCTCCATCGGCTTGCAGCGAATGCCCATCTGGTCAACGACCTCCAGCACGCTGGGCACATTCGGCGTCTGCATGAAGCCGTACGACGCGACCACGCGCCAGAAACCGTGGCCCAGTGGCATCACCCGCACGCGTTCGGCCGCACTCGTCTCTGGCACATCAGCTGTCTTCACCGAGACCAGCAACACGCGCTCGTGCAGCACCTTGTTGTGCTTCAAGTGGTGCAGAAGCACGGGCGGTACGCCGTCGTCGCTACCGGTCATGAACACCGCCGTTCCCGGCACGCGGTGCACGCTCGACTTCTCAACGCCATCGAGGAAGAGACCGATCGGTAGCGCTCCCTCGGCCAGGCGCGCGTTTAGCAGGGCCCGACCACGCTTCCACGTGAGCATAAGAAGGAACAGCACGAGTCCAAGCACGAGTGGAACCCAGCCGCCGTGCTTGACCTTTACCAGATTCGCGCTCAGGAAGGCCAGGTCCACGATAAGGAACGCTGTCGTGAGCGATGTCGCCTGCCAGGACTGCCATCGAAACCGAAGTCGTGCCACGACATCGAACAGAATCGTCGTGATGAACATCGTACCGGTCACGGCGATGCCGTATGCCGCACCGAGGTTCGAGGTGTTCTGGAACACGAGCACCACCAGCAGGCAGCCGACGGCGATGAAGTAATTGACTTCCGGAATGTAGATCTGGCCTTCTTCCGTCGTACTCGTATGGAGAATCTCGAGCCGCGGAATGAAACCCAGCTGGATACCCTGTCGCGTGATCGAGAACGCCCCGGAGATCAGCGCCTGCGAGGCGACAATCGCGGCGAGTGTCGAGATGATCAGCAGCGGAATGAGCAGCGCCTTCGGGGCGAGCAGGAAGAAGGGATTCTCTGCCGCGGCCGGATTGCGGAGCAGCAGCGCGCCCTGCCCGAAATAGTTGAGCAACAGTGAGGGGAACACGAGCCAGAGCCACGCCGCCTGAATCGGCTTGCGACCGAAATGCCCCATGTCGGCGTACAGCGCTTCGCCGCCGGTCACGACCAGCACTACGGAGCCGAGCACCAGAAATCCGAGGGTGCCGTGCTCCTGCATGAAACGCACGGCGTGAATCGGGTTCACCGCCCACAGGATGCTTGGATCCTTCGCCACTTCGAAAATGCCAAGCAGCGAGATCGTGGCGAACCACAGCAGCATGACTGGACCGAAGGCCTTTCCGACACGGTCCGTTCCAAACCGCTGCACCGCAAAGAGCGCGGCGAGGATCACCACCGAGATCGGCACGATGTACGACTCCATCGACGGTATCGCGATCTCCAGGCCTTCCATGGCACCGAGCACGCTCATGGCCGGGGTGATGATGCCGTCGCCGTAGAGGAGGGCCGTGCCGAACAAGGCCAGCGCCACGATCCACCGTCCGCGCGCGTCTGGTGTGTCTGGCGAGCGTCGTGGAAAGATCAGCGCCAGCAACGCGAACGTGCCCCCTTCGCCGCGATTGTCCGCGCGGAGAATGAAGTTCACGTACTTCACCGTAACGACGAGCGTCAGCGCCCACACGATCAGCGACAGAATACCGAACACGTTCTCTCGGGTCGCCTGGATGCCGTGCGTCGGACTGAAGCATTCTTTGAGCGCATACAGCGGGCTCGTCCCGATGTCGCCATACACCACGCCAAGCGCGGTGAGGGTCAGGATCGCGAGTCGCTTGCCTTTTGGATTCTCATGATGCCCTTCCTTTCGCAACGGCGACTGGACGGGAAACATGCCGGTGTTCGAGCGAATCTCGGCGCCAAACGGTGCATCGACGGCGTTTGTCGCCGCCGATGGGGTAACGGACGAGCCCGTCGGATGCCGCATGGCGTCAGACGAGGGAGGCTGGCCGTGCCCGCTGGCCGCGCTACTATCGGAATTGGCCCCGGCATTGTTCGCCGAGGCCTGAGGAGTCTGGTCGTTTGGCATAGTTCGGAGCGAATCCCAAATGTACCACGGTACCGGGCAGAAATAGACAACGGGAGGCAAGTGTGCCTCCCGTCGTGGGGTGCGTCAGGTACTACGGACCTGCTTCCACCGGCATGCGCGTGATCCGTCCCGAGGCCTTCGATCTCACTTCGATGACGTTCATCAGCTCCGCACGCATCAGAGTTCACGCCCCACGAGTGATGCCAGTTGCGCACGGGCGATGCGACCATCCAAGCGGGCCTGGATCAACGCCTGGCGCGCCTGATTGAGCTGCGTCTGCGACGTGAGCAGGTCGAGCAAGGTGGACGCGCCGAGCGCATAGCGCTGCTGCTGCACGCGCAGATCTTCTTCTGAGGCCGCGATCGCTGCCAGTTGCACCTGCACGCGCGCCTGCGCATTCTGCAGCGAGCGTACGAACGACGTCAGATTCTGGCGGGCCGCCAGCTGCACGTCGCGCAGCTGCGCTTCGGCATTCATGAGCGTAACATCGGCCTGCACCGTCTGCGACTCGCGCGAGAAGCCGTTGAAGAGCTGATAGGCGATGTTGAAGTTCATCGTCTGACGGCTGGCGTTGTTACCGCCGACCAGCAACAGGTTCCGGCCCGCGAAGCCGCCGGCATTCTGACTGAAGGCGTAGTTGTACGACATCGTGAGCGTGGGCAGATACGTCGACTTCTGCGACCGCTTGGCGGCGCGGGCGACGGCCACGTTGGAGATGGCCAGACGCACGGCGGGACCGTCATTGGCCAGCATCGCCAGCTCTTCGTCGGTGGGCAGCGCAATCGGCGTATCGAGCGTGTCATCGGGCGACGCCGTGATCGGCGTGGTGGACCCGGCCACCCGCGTGAGCGAGGCGGTGGCGACGCGCAGATCGTTCTCGGCCGTCAGCACGGCAAGCCGCGCATTGCCTACCAGAATCGCCGAGCGAAGCGAATCCGACTTCGTTGCAACACCGGCGGCGAGTCGCGCCGTGGATGCCTTGAGCTGTTGTTCGGCCTGCTCCAGCTGGGCCTTCGCGGCGGCGGCGGATTCGCGGGCGGCGAGCGCGGCATAGAACTGCTGCTTCACTTGCAGCGATGCGTCGAATCGCGCTGACACCGCCGACACGTCGGCCACGTCGGCCGTCGCGCGGATGCGCTTGATCTCCGACCACCGGCGTCCGCCATCGAATACCTCGACGTTGAGGGCGAGGCCGTTGTTGTAGCTCCACGGATTGCCCGACAACGACGTGAGCTGACCGTTGAAGTTGTTGATCGTCGTGCCCTGCGTGCGCCCCGTGCCCGCGGTGAGATTCACGTTCGGTACATACGAGCCGATCGCCTGACGTCGCGCCGCCGCCGCATTGCGGTCGAGACCACGCGCCGACACTGCCGCCGGCGAGTTCTTCGCCGCGAGCTCGACTGCTTCATGCAAGGTGACCGGACGCGCGCCATCGTCGCCCGACAACCCCTGAGCGCCAAGCGGGGCGGCCATCATGACCGCCCCGAGGAGCACTGCACCGGCGACGGTCTGTCCAACACGACTCCTGCGATTCACTTGGTCTCCCCTCGCGCGCGGGCCGCACTGTCGGCCGTTCGCTGGTTACGCTCGAGCAGTGCGCGGAAGGCCGTCTTCTGCGTGTCGTCGAGGGTGTTCATCATCAGCACGCGCGCGCTGTCGCGTACGGCATCGAGCGTAGGCCGGACGGTCTTCATGATTTCACGCGACTGCTTGCGACGCCAATCCCACACGGAGTCGATAACCACACGCTGCGCCGGCGAGAGCTTGAGCTCACGGGCGAGTTCATCGACCATGGCGGACTCGTTGAAGACGTCCGGGCGCGGCGGCGACACCACGCGATCGGCGGCAAAGCCGACCGCCCCCCCGATGAGAAACGCACCGAGGATGAACAGCATGGCGAGCGATTTGGGGCGGGAGGTAGACACAGATCGCTCGAGACTAGTAGTCGAGAGGATGCAGGTACCGCTCCGGCGCATCCTCCGGAAGCCGCACGCGCACGCGCGACGTCAGCGTGGCATCGTCGAGCGGCAGCGGCAGCGCCGATTCCACCGCGGCCCGCTGCGCCATCGCGCGCGCGTTGGCATCGAGCTCCGCTTCGCGCACGAACGTGGCACCGGCCACGAGCAGCGCAATGGTGGCCGCGATCAAGCCCACGTTGCGAACGTCGGCTGTCCGGAACTCCCCGAACCCGCTCCACCACGCCGGACGCAAGTCGTTGATCCGCACGATACCGCGCGTGACACCGAGCATCACCCGCTCCTCCAATCCGTTCCAGTACGTCTCGTCCTGCGGCGCGGCATAGTGGCTGCGTAGCAGGTCGGTCACTCGAGGGTCCGCGTCCGGGCCGTGCCCGTTGTCGTTCCGCGTGACGTTCATTTCTCACTCCGAAGATTGCTCAGCTGTCGCCGCAGGTGCGCCCGAGCATGGTGCAAGTCCGATCGCGCCGTTCCCTCGGGAATTCCGAGGATGGAGCCGATCTCCGCGTGCTTATATCCCTCGACGTCGTGCAACACGATCACTGCGCGCTGCCGTTCGCCGAGCGTAGCCAGTGCGCGCGCCAGGCGCGCACGTAACTCATCTGATTCTGCTGGATCCCGATGTGGAGACGACAACGTCTCCGGCAACTCGTCCGCGTCGCGTACTTTGCGCCGACGGGCGATGTCCAACGCCGCATTGGCCACGATGCGATGCAGCCACGCGCCGAAAGCCTGCTCCGGGCGAAACCGTTCGAGGGCGCGAAACGCATGCAGAAAGCCTTCCTGCACCGCATCCTCAGCATCGTCGTGCGACAACACGATGGCACGGGCAACAGCATACGCACGGCGCTGGTGACGATGCACCAGACCGGCGAATGCCGTGTGATCCCCTGCCTGCGCCGAGAGCACCAACTCCCGCTCCGCGAGCGCCTCGGCCGACACCGGTCGGTCAGTCCCCATGACAGGGGAGGCAGCTGGAAAGGAGAGGGCGACGGAGGTCATCGGCAAGGGTGAGGTCATCCGACTTACGCATCGCCAGCGGGGGGCGTTGAGGGCGGGGGCGCCAATCCCGCAAGCCCCAGTGGCAACGCGTCGGCCTGCATGGCCTGCAGCACGATACCGATATGCTCGTCGAGGGGGACATCGAGGGCGGCGGCCCCCTGAATGATGTCGTCCCGGTTCACGCCCCGGGCAAAAGCCTTGTCCTTCATCTTCTTGCGCACCCCGGCCACGTCCACGTCTGCCACGGCTCGGGAGGGCTTCACCAGCGCGCTCGCGGTAATCAGCCCCGTGAGCTCGTCCACGGCGAACAAGGCCTTGGCCAGCACCGAGACCCGGGGAACCCCGGTGTACTCCGCATGCCCCAACACCGCCTCGCACAGCTCCTCCGGCCAGCCCGCCGCCCGAAGCACCCGCACGCCCTCTGCCGGATGTTCGACATCGGCCGCGAGCGACGCGTTGGGATATCGCTCGTAATCGAAGTCGTGAACCAGCCCGGTGATCCCCCACAGTTCGACGTCTTCCCCCAGCCGGGTGGCATAGGCTCGCATCGCGCACTCCACCGACAGCATGTGCTTGCGGAGAGATTCGGAAGCGGTCCATTCATGGACCAGCGCCAGCGCGGCAGAGCGGGAGGGAAGGAGCATCAGTCCAAGTGTAACGGGATGGGTGGGCTGGTGGGGGGCTTTGGGCTGTGGGGCTTTGGGTTTTGGGCTGTGGGCTGTGAGCTGTGGGGCTCTGGGCTCTGGGCCCTGGGCCCTGGGCTCTGGGCTGTGGGCTATGGGCAAAAGAGGCTCTGGGCTGGCAGCCCACGGCCCATGGCCCAAAGCCCAGAGCCCAGAGCCCATAGCGCATAGCCCTATCCGCGCAAATTCAGTGCAGATCGACCTTAATCGCGGCCGCCTTTCCCGTCTTCCAGATCAGTAGCAGCGGCAATGCCGCCACCAGCAGTATCCCTGAAATCAGATAAATCCGCGAGAACGCGATCACGCTCGCCTGCGTCGCGATCTGGCGGTCCATGATCATCAAGGCCTGCTGTTTCGCGATCGACACATCGATCCCGCGGGCCACGAGACTGCGGGTCAACCCACCCAATCGCGCCATCGTGGTCGGGTCGTACGCACCCACGTGTTCGGTGAGCAGCTGCTTCTGCACCACGGTCTGCCGTGCCAGCATGGTGGCCATAATCGCAATTCCGAGCGAGCCGCCCAGCTGACGCATGAGGTTGAACAGACCGGTGCCCTGCCCGATCAGACGCATCGGCAGCCCGGACACCGTGGCGCTGGTGAGCGGCACGAACAGGAAGCCCAATCCTACGCCGCGAAAAATCAGCGGCCAGAACAGATCATCCTGCCCGGAGTCGAGCGTAAGCCGCGACATCTGTACCATCGACGCGAGAAACATGAACGCACCAAACACGATCAACGGTCGGGCATCGACCCTGTTCGTGATGCGCCCCACGAAGGCCATCGTGAACGCCGACGCCAGCGCACCTGGCAAGATCACCATGCCCGTTTGCTGCGCCGTGTAACCGTGCAGCTGCTGCAGGAACACCGGCAACACGAACACCGATCCGTAGAGCGCCAGCCCCAGGAACGTGGCGAACATCACGCCCGGTGCCACTTGTCGCGACTTCAGGATGCGGAAATCGATGATCGGTTCGTCGATCGTGAGCTCGCGCCAGACCAACAGGACGGCCGACAGGACGCTCGTGATCGCCAGTCCCGTCACGAAGCGCGACTCGAACCAATCGAACCGTTCGCCGCGCTCGAGCATCCACTGCAGTGAACCGACGGCCATCGTGAGCAGCACGATGCCGATCACGTCGACGGACGTCGCCTTCACCTGGTGCACGGCATCGCGCACGTACGTCCACACGAGATAGCCGGCGAAAATGCCGAGCGGCACGTTGATGTAGAAGATCCACGGCCACGCGTATGCATCGACGATGTAGCCGCCGAGCGTCGGGCCGAGTGTGGGGCCGACCATCACACCCACGCCGAAAATCGACTGACCAATCCCGCGCTC from Gemmatimonas sp. includes these protein-coding regions:
- a CDS encoding PAS domain-containing protein, whose product is MHEPVDESSLAPATRPFIALAPGQVALLEWSPNPKLVLDREFRIRFVNNAAVAYGQVERDALIGRNVWECYPTLKDSIFHQAYESVLKTGVTARFERYDDERDRWQSVYAFPADDGVIAVLEDITERRRAERSLQASEAALARSQEVAGIGSFSVERPGHIQLSAQAYRLLGLDPTVDTIDIPTIRAMLAPSDSERWGALSARTPIGDDISMDFTATRRDGSTVILHVLARIIKGASGDVKLFGTAQDVTEQRHALENLRRSEETLRLAQEAANIGSFDFDLRRNSMFRSDQLLRMLGFEPTEEARAHIDARPRFDFVHPDDRALVQETWAKVLSTGERHVIRIRVFRADGAERHMISSAMLVRDGNGEPARIVGTQVDITDQVRSDEERARAESQLQQAQKLESLGVLAGGIAHDFNNLLVGILGNASLALLDLEPGAEARQSIAEIEQSAQRAAELTRQLLAYAGKGRYVVESADASTVISEMTSLMRTAISRNASLQLDLATSLPRIDVDVNQFRQVVMNLITNASDALGSKPGLISVRTGRQEISHEYLSGCAPGSGAQPGSCTYVEVHDNGTGMDDATRQRIFEPFFSTKFTGRGLGLAATMGIMRSHHGAIRVYSEVGSGTSVKLLFPSSVQSSGVGTASGARTEEWRSGGQILVVDDEDSVRAVASALLRRRGFRTQEASDGVKALELFQQQPDAFDLVLLDLTMPSMNGEETLRALRDVRPSVNVLLMSGYNEQDVTRMFAGRSLSGFLQKPFRAEELYASVARSLGVGTNGR
- a CDS encoding potassium transporter Kup encodes the protein MRHPTGSSVTPSAATNAVDAPFGAEIRSNTGMFPVQSPLRKEGHHENPKGKRLAILTLTALGVVYGDIGTSPLYALKECFSPTHGIQATRENVFGILSLIVWALTLVVTVKYVNFILRADNRGEGGTFALLALIFPRRSPDTPDARGRWIVALALFGTALLYGDGIITPAMSVLGAMEGLEIAIPSMESYIVPISVVILAALFAVQRFGTDRVGKAFGPVMLLWFATISLLGIFEVAKDPSILWAVNPIHAVRFMQEHGTLGFLVLGSVVLVVTGGEALYADMGHFGRKPIQAAWLWLVFPSLLLNYFGQGALLLRNPAAAENPFFLLAPKALLIPLLIISTLAAIVASQALISGAFSITRQGIQLGFIPRLEILHTSTTEEGQIYIPEVNYFIAVGCLLVVLVFQNTSNLGAAYGIAVTGTMFITTILFDVVARLRFRWQSWQATSLTTAFLIVDLAFLSANLVKVKHGGWVPLVLGLVLFLLMLTWKRGRALLNARLAEGALPIGLFLDGVEKSSVHRVPGTAVFMTGSDDGVPPVLLHHLKHNKVLHERVLLVSVKTADVPETSAAERVRVMPLGHGFWRVVASYGFMQTPNVPSVLEVVDQMGIRCKPMETSYFLGRERLIPVPGRPGDTITLSRWRKVVFAIMARNARSATEFFCIPPNRVVELGTQIEF
- a CDS encoding TolC family protein, with translation MNRRSRVGQTVAGAVLLGAVMMAAPLGAQGLSGDDGARPVTLHEAVELAAKNSPAAVSARGLDRNAAAARRQAIGSYVPNVNLTAGTGRTQGTTINNFNGQLTSLSGNPWSYNNGLALNVEVFDGGRRWSEIKRIRATADVADVSAVSARFDASLQVKQQFYAALAARESAAAAKAQLEQAEQQLKASTARLAAGVATKSDSLRSAILVGNARLAVLTAENDLRVATASLTRVAGSTTPITASPDDTLDTPIALPTDEELAMLANDGPAVRLAISNVAVARAAKRSQKSTYLPTLTMSYNYAFSQNAGGFAGRNLLLVGGNNASRQTMNFNIAYQLFNGFSRESQTVQADVTLMNAEAQLRDVQLAARQNLTSFVRSLQNAQARVQVQLAAIAASEEDLRVQQQRYALGASTLLDLLTSQTQLNQARQALIQARLDGRIARAQLASLVGREL
- a CDS encoding sigma-70 family RNA polymerase sigma factor translates to MGTDRPVSAEALAERELVLSAQAGDHTAFAGLVHRHQRRAYAVARAIVLSHDDAEDAVQEGFLHAFRALERFRPEQAFGAWLHRIVANAALDIARRRKVRDADELPETLSSPHRDPAESDELRARLARALATLGERQRAVIVLHDVEGYKHAEIGSILGIPEGTARSDLHHARAHLRRQLSNLRSEK
- a CDS encoding HD domain-containing protein, translated to MLLPSRSAALALVHEWTASESLRKHMLSVECAMRAYATRLGEDVELWGITGLVHDFDYERYPNASLAADVEHPAEGVRVLRAAGWPEELCEAVLGHAEYTGVPRVSVLAKALFAVDELTGLITASALVKPSRAVADVDVAGVRKKMKDKAFARGVNRDDIIQGAAALDVPLDEHIGIVLQAMQADALPLGLAGLAPPPSTPPAGDA
- a CDS encoding DHA2 family efflux MFS transporter permease subunit — its product is MATTVLPTGFVGTPTASQAAVADDPYKNKYLIAIAVTLAAVLELVDTSIVNVAIPHMMGTFGATLDEIAWVSTSYIIANVIVIPMSNWLSAYFGRRNYLTGSITIFVVASFFCGAATSLWGLVFWRVIQGLGGGALLSTAQTTLYEAFPPHERGIGQSIFGVGVMVGPTLGPTLGGYIVDAYAWPWIFYINVPLGIFAGYLVWTYVRDAVHQVKATSVDVIGIVLLTMAVGSLQWMLERGERFDWFESRFVTGLAITSVLSAVLLVWRELTIDEPIIDFRILKSRQVAPGVMFATFLGLALYGSVFVLPVFLQQLHGYTAQQTGMVILPGALASAFTMAFVGRITNRVDARPLIVFGAFMFLASMVQMSRLTLDSGQDDLFWPLIFRGVGLGFLFVPLTSATVSGLPMRLIGQGTGLFNLMRQLGGSLGIAIMATMLARQTVVQKQLLTEHVGAYDPTTMARLGGLTRSLVARGIDVSIAKQQALMIMDRQIATQASVIAFSRIYLISGILLVAALPLLLIWKTGKAAAIKVDLH